DNA sequence from the Pomacea canaliculata isolate SZHN2017 linkage group LG7, ASM307304v1, whole genome shotgun sequence genome:
ttcgtttgtttgttcggtATTTTTGAAAAGCTAAGATAACTCTCGCCAGTTTCCTCGGTTACGCCTCTCATGGACATCGTGCTGTgctacgtgtttgtgtgttgctgCTAATTCTATGATATTTATGAATGTACTGGAAAGATCTGATAATAGTATTGATCTCTGTTCTGCATTTCTCTAATTTATCAGGTATGTTTGACTTCTATTTACCTTGAAAGAATGGAGATATTAACATAATACAGGGTCGCTGGCTGTCTGCATTGTGTCAATGGTATTGATCATGTCGGCACTACAAAATGTCAGCCGCTAACATTCTGTTACCTCCAGAATCCTTACTTCGATAAAGCCTCCACCTCATCTGATGTTGATATCAACACCTTCATCGGAAAATCATCTGTGTTATGACATGAGGTTTCTGCTTCTAGAAcaggggttttcttttttagactTTAATGTCCTAGCTGTTACATTCATTCAACGTCTTAAACTTTCGCGTATGTAATGTCGCCACAAGGTATAACTCGCATTCGTAGTCCACCAGTCTAATGTGTGGCAAATCCTTTCTCCAAGCTCAATTCTTTTGTCTTCCATGCTGCTAGCAGCCCTGTAATCACGCCAGGGCCAGAGatatcacgcacacacacgcagacatgcTCAAAAGCACGACACGCACGGACAAAGTTTCTCATTATTAATAAAGCTAACATTCTGTATTGTGTAGAACCTCCGGGAGACCCGACTGTCAGCTGCAGGAAGTTTGTTTCTGAAGGGGAATCAGAAACATGCGACTGTGAGGCCCGCTTCCATGATGACAGGCCCTCGGACTTCTCGCTGACGTGGCCCGGACACTCGGACACCCGCTCCCTGTCTCTGACCAACGTCATGCGGCGAGCTAACGGAACTGTCTTCACCTGCTTGATGATCTGGAATGGACATCGCAGGACGGCCAACTACACACTGCAAGTTGCTTGTAGGTATCTGCAGCTACATAGATGGTGTGAAGGATCTAGTTTTTTTAAGGGTTCTGTCAACCTTAAAATGATAGATGTTGATATACCCAAACCTTTGTTAAATGATCGTTAATTCTGTTCAACTGTAATTAACTTTCTTTCAGAAAGTTTAGTAAATATGTAATGTAGCAGCCTAGTAGGAATGCCTTCTATTGTTTCGACCTTTCGGCCTAGGCCTCTTGAATAAATTCTACATGCTCCTCACAAAATTCATGACATAGGTCCCATGTATTCCCAGTGCTTGGGATCCTTGCTATAGTCAACGTTTGCATCATTCAATTGTTTAGCTTTTCCTGGCTGTTTTTCTCCCCGTATAGTCATCTGAGCCCCTGGCCACAGATGAAATCAATTCAAACGTGTTTCCACGTGTGTGCTTGGTGTGTTGAGGGAGGAAAAATCGATTGTTGGGTCTCTGTGACCCTCCCAGTAACCGGCAGGTGGGGCAATATAAGCGCCGCCAGGGATCAATAAGAAGCAGTTACCATGACGCCGGCTGttgttatctctctttctctctctcacacccccactccccccccacacacacaatgtctttctctcttcgtTTGAGGAGATGCACATAAAGTAATTGCTTTATTAATCCTTGACAAAATTAACAGCAAGTGCTCGTAAATATTAGAATCCATAGAGATAAGCACGACGAGGGAATAATCGTTCAGAATCCGCAAAAGGCAACTACCTTCTCTATCTCCCTCTCTACTCACTGACAGTAGAACATTGGAAAATGTTATACCTTCCTtttaataaacagtttaaaattacaGTATCATATGTTGatcaaataaaatagaaatttgtACCAGCATTTATCAAACTTAAGCTATATTTCTTACAGTACTTGCAAGGAGATTAGGAATAGAAACACTTATAGATACACTGGTAGAAGCACTTTAGTAGACgtgttaaatgtattttaggTAAGATATTGGTTCCACTCACaactaacttaaaaaaataataaaaagaacttTACTAGAACAGCTCTATTGGTTAAGTTGTTACTAAGGACGGTAACCtagaagaatttattttgtgtgtgtgtggagagagagaggtgtttgtgtgtgtcagtgctCCTCTGAAGGTGAAAGGatcattaaaaacattgaaTAGTGAGTTGATTATTTAAGTGTTCTAAAGTTTCTTACCCCAGATGGACCAGACGACGAGCACACCACAATCATAGATCCACGCACTGTCATCGCAGACGGCAGGAAGTCTTTAACTTTAACCTGCAGGTCGACTGACGTGAACCCTGCCCCTGTGTACACCTGGGACACAGACAGGTGCGAGAAAGAGGACATGGTCATCGGCACTTGCACCTTTACACCTGCGCCGCTGCGTGATGACGGTCGGCAACTTCAATGTGTTGCCCAAAGCCAAGCAGGAGGCAACAATAAAGGAACCGCTACTATTTCTCTTAATCTTTCATGTAAGCTTCATGAGACTGATCAAGTTTTGAGACAAGGTCTGCTGTTCTCAACAGCACGAGCATCTCTAGCCCTAACTCAAACCCTGGCCAAAAAGTAGTCTGGACAATATAGAGACATTCGCGAATGCATTGTTACGAACACAACAATGTACACCTGTAAACACTGTTTCCACAAGTTCTACAAATCATGGGCTTTATGTTCTCTTTATTCTAGagagttttttctttctttttatttcgtGAAGTAAGAGAAACAAAACGTAATTCAAaccaaaggaaaaacaaaatactctCCAAAGAAggatacaaaaacaacaatttgaTTACCTCCCTGttacaaatacatacataaactcTTCCTACCCCAGTTTATCAAAATAGTGATTCCCAATCAGTTCTACCTTTCTCACTAGACTAGCTAATACCTGAAAGCCAAAATGTTCGACAAATGTTTCTCTAACTTCAACAAGCTATCGTCTGCTGTGACTGACAATAATAAAGGCGGCATCAGGACAGCTACTATTCACAGTTTCAAATAGAACTAGGTCCAAGATAAGTTCAATGTCAATCAACGTTCAATGAAAATACAGTCCTCTAATTTAGCCCTTACTTTCAACTGTAGTCTTTTCTTATACCAAGCACACTCCAACACTTAGGGACTCACCTTCTTGCTTCAGTCCACGGTTACTTCCCTTGGCACAAAAGTTGCAACACTCAAATTAACATCCCACTCGATGCTCGGTGAGCCCTTGACGACATGGAAAACTTCTCAATCAAGTATTCCAAGAAAGGTCAGCGTGGTTACCGGGCAGGAAGACATGAAATTCCTTTTCTCCGCTGGATTTGCAACCTGCGTCTCTGGTGACCCGTTCAGCACATGGTCCATCCCTGGGGATCCGTAATCCACTTTACTGGGTAGATTCGACCCTACACCATCTGAACTGACAGTCCCCACACGTAATTCCTTGTCTCGGCAAACAATTTCACCATTCCCACGTTCTCTCTCGCAGTGCATACGTCTTTTGTCCTCCCTGTTTTCTGTGGGAATGCTACCACCTGTTCACAAAAAGTACTACCCACTTCCCTGTGAACACTTTGTCCGGTCACGTGCTCTGCACTATTGTCTTGACTAATCAAGGGTGATAACTCTCGTTCCTGACATGCACGCATTTTGATTTTGAATGATTGTATTTTGGTATAAGCATGATCCCTGTTGTACAATGCCTAGGTcatcacaattttcttttgctaCACATCTGTTCATTTCTAACAGTAgatatctttttgttgttttgtagtcTTTGTAATGCCATCGAGGGATTCATAGAGGGAAACACGCCAAACACAGTTTTACCGCCTTTTTTGGTTTATTGCATCAGCCAGTGTCTTTTTCTCCTATCTTGAGTAAGTGTACACGAATAAGACATCTAGTTTCTGAAGGTTACGATGAAAGATGAAAGTAAATGACTTTCCTATCATTTGCAGCAATGACGGGAAACAAAGTAAGCTACCAGATTTGTTGGTATTATTACCAAGTTATTCTACAGCcaaagaggatgatgatgatgatgatgatgatgatggatgattgatagatgatgatgatgatgatgaagatgatgatgatgatgatgatgatgatgatgatgatgatgatgatgattgatgatagaTAATGGATGATATATAATGGATGATATAtaatggatgattgatgatgatgatgatgatgatgatgatgatgatgatggcatgTAAAATGGATGCATGTACCccatggtaaaaaaaaaggatcaatTATCAAAGGAAGCTAATAAACTTCAATGTTTGCGCTTTGTTGAAGATCCACCCACAGACCCCCCAGTGATAACAGGCTACACACCCGGTGACGTCATCTCGCGCGGCAGTCAGCTGATGTGTAACATCAGCGGAGGAAAACCGATGATTTCCAAAGTCATCTTCACCTGTGAGAGCTTGACAGTGCAGTACACCAACAACATCCAGTCTGAGGTGGGCAGTGTGTCCAGTTCTCTCATCATCGATGATATAAACGGCAAGAATAACAGCGTTTTGTGCACGTGCCGGGGTGTGTGGGAGCCTCAAGAAGatctgtacacactgacaaaccaGATCCTAATACATACACGTGAGTACTAGAAgtatgatcacgtgacaaaccTGGGAAGATCTGTCAACAACTTTCTGTGCTTGTCTAGCTCCATAACacatgtatattttcttttagtctTTCTCTCATTACTTAATAAATTTCTCTGGCAGCCTGATGATCCATGTCTGAAGTTTGGAAATCGAATAAGAGATTGGTTACaacatataatttaaaaaaaaataatatttgaaaaaatagaACAACGAAAGGAAAAGGGCAAGAAATAGGAAAATAGGATTGGTATAGAGGTTAGCGTGCTCTTTGACAACAAAAGTACTTTGAATAGATTAACGGTTTTTAGTATATGGCAATGCCCTGCTCACCTCCATTTGTTGTATGGTTattatgtcatttttttcacagatatgcatatacatattcTTTATCAATTTCGATGTTTTATTTTGGCTGTCAGAGGACAATGATGATGTGCAACATAACACCTACGCGGGGTGGATTGTAGGATTGTTCATCAGTTTCTTGGCTGGTGCAATCTCACTCCCAGTATTTCtctatttgaaaagaaaatgtccttCGAGGTTCATAGGTGATTTAacaaattttcttcttgttccttaGTAGCTATAGTCTTGTTAGATCATatggatttgtgtgtgtgtgtgtgagacagagagattCATTTATTTGTGGAGGCGCTGTGATGTCTCGATTTAATACCACATTTTATCAACTCTTTTCAATATAGTTCATACCCTTATGTgcttatttgtttctttaactgCTTTTATATggtactgttttttttctttatctcccttgaaagttattgtttaatgaacttatttttttaaattgtgttttagCATTCAATCAGAATGTTCAGAGGGAGGAAACTGAGGACCATTCAGCAGATCCACTAGATGATCCACTGTAATTGCTGTCTGTCCATGACAGACATAACTTTTAGTAAGTGCAGATAAGGAGACAGACAGGCGAGTGGTTGGAGTACTGGCGTCCGAGGTGAAAAGCACgatggttcgatacccgtgtagagCAGGCCACTTCTTCAAGTCAACCCAGTTAGCGGGAATGGATACTGGACGCCAGGGAGGGTTAGGGAATGTAAGGCAGCAAAGAAGAGGAGATGAACATCGCCATCAGGCccagagaaaagtgagatcttTAACATCTCACTCTCGAACGaccttttatcatttttgtgtgtgcagataCAGAAGCCTTCAGCGgactatacattttttttttaaaaggattgTGGACTACAGGGACTTGAAATGTAACACTGCATTGCTCTTTTTTTCGACtacatttcatttgtttgtctcCTTCACCAGTTATCAAAACAATTCGTACTCACAAAATTTTTGAAAGTTCACgctttcaataaataaataaataaataaataaataaataaataaataaataaataaaaataaataaataaataaataaataaaatcaccgGAATTAACTGTGTGTGAGTATATGAGACACAGAGAGCGAAAGGAAATTCAAGTAGAACAAAACTGATATAAAGATCCAACTtcacaaactttaaaattttattatgagAAAGTAATGGGAAACAGAAAAAGTTGGGAGGATGGTGATTTGTTTGGGTGTGATTGTCTCATGACTGATGTAACGCAGTCATTGAGAGGTCCACTAGCATAAACTGTCAAGTTTAGGATAAACTGTGAAGATTAGGTTTGAGTCCAGTTATGAGttgtgatgttttattttttctgtagtaCTCTCCTTCTAGGTTTGAGGCCAGTTATGGGttgtgatgttttattttttctgtagtaCTCTCCTTCTAGGTTTGAGTCCAGTTATGGGttgtgatgttttattttttctgtagtaCTCTCTATCTCGAccaagaaagggaacctgacgattttctttgttgttgtggcGCTAAGTCCTAACCAGGCTTTCTTTGTGAAATCGTAAGAATATTTGTTAAAGGAACATAATCTGTCCACTTGAAAATATGCTAAAGGGTGTCTGTCAGTGTCTGCTTTTGAACCTGCAAATCTTTTAATCTGTAAGGTGTTTTTCTGgttttgtacatttgtgtgaGCTGCTTTCTGTGTTCCTGCTatgttgtaaaatattgaatGAAAATTGGGGATAGTTATATTAGTAGTATTGCAAGTTTAAAGCTGAAAGATTGTTAGATCTTAAGGcctctctttttccttccttccacatTACCGAACAGCATTGAGGTGGATGGTCAGAAAGAAAGGGAATGGTGCCATGTAACTTATTCGGGTCAAGAATGTCCCACAGGCTTAGTCACGGTGACTAAACATATGTCTTGAAGATAGACTTACATTGAGATGACACCATCTACTGCAATTGACCAGAATAAATGTAGACATATGCAAGTATGTTATGGGTGAAAGGGGTAGAAAATATTCGAAAAAACTGGAGAACAGAGTTCAGTCGCAGTTTGGCAAGGAACTGTAAAATTGTGGCACTGAAGATAGCGATCGTCGAGGTGGAAAGACTTACTTCGAAGAGATACCTAGACTGAAGGGAACCTCGTCTGGACGAGATAGAGTGTAAAGAAGTGTAGACAAGTAGACAGAGTGTAGATAGAGTGTAGAGAAGAGGCGCTCGGGATATCAACCATCGGGCTACAGGATGGACATCAGCGGAGTCCCCTTGTTGAGCTGCATTCCCAGGATCTTCAACTACCTTAGGGGAGTcgattatattattatattaggGATCCTGAACTCAAGAGGAACGATCGCCTCGGCTGGAATAAAATCAGAACTGTGAGCATGGAAAACTATGCCAGAGATAGATGCTGCTCCTGAACAAGGAAACGTATAATTGTAGTTTGAATGGTTGAATGATGACAGCGTGCACGGTCGGAAGTTTGTTTGAATTATGATATTCGCTTTTTGGTATTGGTTGTAAAGATTAACTATGTTCATTAAAGGCTATAGAGTTGCTTTATCTAGAAGTGC
Encoded proteins:
- the LOC112567715 gene encoding uncharacterized protein LOC112567715 isoform X1, giving the protein MYWKDLIIVLISVLHFSNLSEPPGDPTVSCRKFVSEGESETCDCEARFHDDRPSDFSLTWPGHSDTRSLSLTNVMRRANGTVFTCLMIWNGHRRTANYTLQVAYGPDDEHTTIIDPRTVIADGRKSLTLTCRSTDVNPAPVYTWDTDRCEKEDMVIGTCTFTPAPLRDDGRQLQCVAQSQAGGNNKGTATISLNLSYPPTDPPVITGYTPGDVISRGSQLMCNISGGKPMISKVIFTCESLTVQYTNNIQSEVGSVSSSLIIDDINGKNNSVLCTCRGVWEPQEDLYTLTNQILIHTQDNDDVQHNTYAGWIVGLFISFLAGAISLPVFLYLKRKCPSRFIAFNQNVQREETEDHSADPLDDPL
- the LOC112567715 gene encoding uncharacterized protein LOC112567715 isoform X2 yields the protein MYWKDLIIVLISVLHFSNLSEPPGDPTVSCRKFVSEGESETCDCEARFHDDRPSDFSLTWPGHSDTRSLSLTNVMRRANGTVFTCLMIWNGHRRTANYTLQVAYGPDDEHTTIIDPRTVIADGRKSLTLTCRSTDVNPAPVYTWDTDRCEKEDMVIGTCTFTPAPLRDDGRQLQCVAQSQAGGNNKGTATISLNLSYPPTDPPVITGYTPGDVISRGSQLMCNISGGKPMISKVIFTCESLTVQYTNNIQSEVGSVSSSLIIDDINGKNNSVLCTCRGVWEPQEDLYTLTNQILIHTPFNQNVQREETEDHSADPLDDPL
- the LOC112567715 gene encoding uncharacterized protein LOC112567715 isoform X3, whose translation is MRRANGTVFTCLMIWNGHRRTANYTLQVAYGPDDEHTTIIDPRTVIADGRKSLTLTCRSTDVNPAPVYTWDTDRCEKEDMVIGTCTFTPAPLRDDGRQLQCVAQSQAGGNNKGTATISLNLSYPPTDPPVITGYTPGDVISRGSQLMCNISGGKPMISKVIFTCESLTVQYTNNIQSEVGSVSSSLIIDDINGKNNSVLCTCRGVWEPQEDLYTLTNQILIHTQDNDDVQHNTYAGWIVGLFISFLAGAISLPVFLYLKRKCPSRFIAFNQNVQREETEDHSADPLDDPL